Proteins co-encoded in one Osmerus mordax isolate fOsmMor3 chromosome 11, fOsmMor3.pri, whole genome shotgun sequence genomic window:
- the hepacama gene encoding hepatic and glial cell adhesion molecule a codes for MKTEEESASADQHTHSPYPAHLSGLRLLLLILLLPSGSRVLGVNVSCPSPLVRGTLGGEALLSVSYTSRSSDSPVIKWQLRREREKPVTVVQSISTSVIGNLRPEYRDRILMFDNGSLLLHSLQMSDEGAYGVEISITDDTFTGEKNINLTVDVPVTRPYIQMLASSVLELSELFHLHCSHDNGTKPTYTWQKGGQVLANDSRLQLSHDQKVLTISRVVMSDDDVYSCVVDNPISSMRSLPVKLTVYKRSSLYIILSTGGIFLLITLVTVCACWKPSKKKRQSTIQRSPVYMEQSENGHDVDVVPKPMGYPGRRSPLALYVLNEDELDESCSRNPHIQPGLRYPPNYAHTLEGHAHSLRRYPRSPVPSPLAQPHRPTPLRPILHPCAPPSPLATGSGRRPRPPVSLPTNRQTPEPAITTETTEAEFPPLSTAPPS; via the exons ATGAAGACTGAGGAGGAGAGCGCCTCtgcagaccaacacacacacagcccttatCCTGCTCATCTGTCTGGCCTTCGACTCCTCCTTCTGATTCTGCTTCTCCCCTCAG gcAGCAGGGTGTTGGGGGTGAACGTGAGCTGCCCCAGCCCCCTGGTGCGGGGCACCCTGGGGGGGGAAGCCCTCCTGTCCGTCAGCTACACCAGCCGCAGTTCCGACTCCCCCGTCATCAAGTGGCAGCTGCGGCGGGAGCGGGAGAAGCCCGTCACCGTGGTCCAGTCCATCAGCACCAGCGTCATCGGCAACCTGCGCCCGGAGTACCGCGACCGGATCTTGATGTTCGACAACGGCTCCCTGCTGCTCCACAGCCTGCAGATGTCAGACGAGGGGGCGTACGGGGTGGAGATCTCCATCACCGACGACACCTTCACCGGGGAGAAGAACATCAATCTCACCGTGGATG tcccagtCACCAGACCCTACATCCAGATGTTGGCTTCCTCGGTCCTGGAGCTCAGCGAGCTCTTCCATCTTCACTGTTCCCATGACAACGGCACCAAGCCCACGTACACTTGGCAGAAGGGGGGCCAGGTTCTGGCCAATGACTCGCGGCTGCAGCTGTCACATGATCAGAAGGTGCTGACCATCTCGCGGGTGGTGATGTCGGATGATGACGTGTACAGCTGCGTGGTGGACAACCCCATCAGCAGCATGAGGAGCCTGCCTGTCAAACTCACCGTCTACA AGCGTAGCTCGCTGTACATCATCCTGTCCACCGGGGGCATATTCTTGCTGATCACcctggtgactgtgtgtgcttgctggAAGCCCTCCAA AAAGAAGCGCCAGTCTACCATCCAAAGATCCCCTGTCTATATGGAGCAGAGTGAGAACGGCCATGATG TGGATGTGGTTCCTAAACCAATGGGTTATCCTGGTCGCAGGAGCCCTCTGGCTCTCTATGTGCTCAATGAAGAC GAACTTGATGAGAGCTGCTCGAGGAATCCTCACATTCAACCAGGGCTTAGATACCCGCCCAACTACGCCCACACACTTGAGGGCCATGCCCACTCCCTCCGCAGGTACCCTCGCagtcctgtcccctcccccctggctcaACCCCATCGGCCCACCCCCCTGCGCCCCATCCTCCACCCATGTgccccaccatcaccactcGCCACTGGCTCTGGGAGGAGACCCCGCCCACCTGTGAGCCTTCCAACCAACCGGCAGACACCAGAGCCGGCCATAACCACGGAGACCACAGAGGCCGAGTTCCCGcccctctccactgcccctcCTTCATGA
- the LOC136951733 gene encoding neurogranin-like: MDCHNEPCSAPQEEEDIMDIPLDDPEANKAAAKIQAGFRGHMTRKKMKPEDEKAGEEVSSSGETLNGSQGETEPGGSGGLELEDTSVPEQ, encoded by the exons ATGGACTGCCATAAT gaGCCATGCAGCGcaccccaggaggaggaggatatcaTGGACATCCCCCTGGACGACCCTGAGGCCAACAAAGCCGCCGCCAAGATCCAGGCCGGCTTCCGCGGTCACATGACCAGGAAGAAGATGAAGCCGGAGGATGAGAAGGCGGGCGAGGAGGTGAGCAGCTCTGGGGAGACGCTCAACGGCAGCCAGGGGGAAACAG AGCCCGGAGGATCAGGGGGCTTAGAGCTGGAAGACACATCTGTGCCAGAGCAGTGA
- the LOC136951974 gene encoding retinitis pigmentosa 1-like 1 protein, whose translation MSVPFSNTHLRVPRGFGSILELLAKEVLRDQPQDIPTFAALYFEALLKEREVFKGPQSNQSPSRCLPEQCQLRVSVLAVLKENIELSEAKNSPAVGGESSELSESEGSDEKEDGTNKDVVPASPPVSQEGAGRGLPDAGDLSDEGRGWTEEGEEESADTDQGRDGGQSEPEPYEPASFGGAADGDEGSGGLRTMEEGGEEPELGWQEAMSEEEEEWAELHGQASFPGLAGVDVCAEELGEAARQPAGGTGEPGFSQDLKDEEEIFAAHDSSEPLMEEGRGPFSPGQPSSPEASLQEVMRHSEKVLEEEQGETQTDSRETLESAPTAGDIHQHPPEAADKDVKRLVQNSPEEGSEVRDENQTLEEGLGEVQAPEDVTEEDTTGPHQPAAPDQGDRHLQSQDEAMEPSAETEPAEDHTVRAGAVERASPHDAAHTGTEKDLGERDVMKADESTHLLYSNETAGKEEGGGDDHSEGRSESTGELEAPHETAAGTERRPEGVWGDAPTGGEDVERRGTDVSDPLDVSGKEEETTDEAEGEVEEEKAGEEGDEKEMGAQETTGLDLSETEDEAGEDGKMEPEEQDNLSPVGEEVTVPSSQSTGPAEEEHQEPKLLGDAVLKEDVDAEASEKQLRLALQSLGD comes from the exons ATGTCTGTTCCATTCTCGAACACCCACTTGCGGGTTCCCCGCGGGTTTGGAAGCATTCTGGAACTTCTGGCTAAAGAGGTTCTGCGAGACCAACCTCAAGACATCCCAACCTTCGCTGCCCTGTACTTCGAAGCTCTTCTCAAAGAAAGAGAAG TCTTCAAGGGGCCTCAGTCCAACCAAAGTCCCAGCCGCTGCCTCCCTGAACAGTGTCAGCTCAGAGTGAGTGTCCTGGCTGTGCTGAA GGAGAATATAGAGTTATCTGAAGCCAAGAACAGTCCTGCTGTGGGCGGGGAGAGTTCCGAGCTGTCGGAGAGTGAAGGTTCAGACGAGAAGGAGGACGGCACAAACAAAGATGTCGTCCCCGCCAGCCCGCCTGTCTCCCAAGAGGGAGCAGGCCGAGGCCTCCCGGACGCAGGCGACCTCTCTGACGAGGGAAGAGGTTGgacggaggaaggagaggaggaatcaGCGGACACTGACCAAGGACGTGATGGAGGCCAGTCTGAGCCTGAACCCTACGAGCCGGCCTCTTTCGGCGGGGCAGCAGACGGGGACGAGGGCTCTGGAGGACTGAGGACgatggaagagggaggagaagaaccaGAGTTAGGATGGCAGGAGGCCatgtctgaggaggaggaggagtgggcggAGCTTCACGGGCAGGCCTCGTTCCCTGGGCTGGCTGGGGTGGACGTCTGTGCTGAGGAGCTTGGAGAGGCAGCAAGACAACCTGCAGGAGGCACTGGTGAGCCTGGCTTCAGTCAAGACCTGAAGGATGAAGAAGAGATCTTTGCGGCCCATGACAGCTCAGAACCTCTGATGGAGGAAGGCCGCGGGCCGTTTTCACCTGGTCAACCTTCGTCCCCTGAAGCCAGCCTACAGGAAGTAATGCGCCACTCAGAGAAagtgctggaggaggaacaaGGAGAAACCCAAACAGACTCACGGGAAACACTTGAAAGTGCTCCCACTGCTGGTGATATTCATCAGCACCCACCTGAAGCTGCAGACAAAGATGTAAAGAGATTGGTCCAGAACAGTCCAGAGGAGGGCTCTGAGGTCCGTGACGAGAACCAGACCCTGGAGGAAGGTCTGGGGGAGGTCCAGGCTCCAGAGGATGTCACAGAGGAGGACACCACTGGACCTCATCAGCCGGCAGCACCAGACCAGGGTGACAGGCACCTCCAGAGCCAGGATGAGGCGATGGAGCCCAGCGCTGAGACAGAGCCTGCAGAGGACCACACTGTTCGGGCTGGGGCTGTAGAGCGGGCCAGTCCTCACGATGCTGcccacacaggcacagagaAAGACCTGGGAGAGCGTGACGTGATGAAGGCGGATGAGAGCACGCATCTTCTGTATAGCAATGAGACGGCGGGGAAGGAAGAGGGTGGGGGCGACGATCACAGCGAAGGGAGATCAGAGAGTACTGGGGAGCTGGAAGCCCCCCACGAGACAgcagcagggacagagaggagaccgGAGGGAGTCTGGGGAGACGCACCCACGGGTGGGGaggatgtggagaggagggggacagatgTGTCCGATCCTTTAGATGTctcagggaaggaggaggaaactaCTGACGAGGcagaaggggaggtggaggaggagaaggcgggtgaggagggggacgaGAAGGAAATGGGTGCACAGGAAACAACTGGATTGGACCTGAGCGAGACAGAGGACGAAGCAGGgg AGGATGGAAAAATGGAACCTGAAGAGCAGGACAATCTGAGCCCTGTTGGTGAGGAGGTCACAGTCCCATCCTCGCAGAGTACAGGCCCGGCTGAAGAGGAGCACCAAGAGCCAAAGCTTCTGGGAGACGCAGTCCTGAAGGAGGATGTGGACGCAGAGGCTAGTGAGAAG CAGCTCCGGCTGGCTCTCCAGAGCCTGGGTGATTGA